The following are encoded in a window of Brevibacillus sp. DP1.3A genomic DNA:
- a CDS encoding acetyl-CoA C-acyltransferase, whose translation MSTPVIIDAVRTPIGRIGGALKEVRPDDLGALVIQKLLERNSIDPKTIDDVIMGCANQAGEDNRNVARMSLLLAGLPVEVPGVTVNRLCGSGLEAVNQSANAIKAGAGHVYIAGGTESMTRSPLVMMKPGTAFQRGNQQLVDTTLGWRLVNEKMKEMYPPISLGETAEKVAEQYGISREAQDEFALRSQQNYAHALAKGKWDAEIVPVELKGRKGEVTLFEHDEHARPETTIEQLQKLKPAFQVDGSVTAGNSSGLNDGACALLIMEQEAALAAGLKPRARIVASAVAGVDPSVMGIGPVPATRKVLKQAGLSLTQIDLFEFNEAFAAQAVASVRELGVNPDLVNVNGGAIALGHPLGCSGARILTTLLYEMERRDARYGLAAMCIGVGQGIATIIERV comes from the coding sequence ATGAGTACACCAGTCATCATAGATGCTGTGCGCACGCCAATCGGCCGTATTGGTGGTGCGTTGAAGGAAGTGCGCCCGGATGACCTGGGCGCATTGGTGATTCAAAAGCTGTTGGAACGCAACTCCATCGATCCGAAGACGATAGATGATGTTATCATGGGCTGTGCCAATCAGGCTGGGGAGGACAACCGCAATGTCGCGCGTATGTCACTTCTGTTGGCGGGACTACCTGTCGAGGTGCCGGGAGTGACTGTGAATCGCCTGTGCGGCTCAGGTCTGGAGGCTGTGAACCAAAGCGCGAATGCAATCAAAGCCGGAGCAGGTCACGTCTATATCGCGGGCGGTACAGAGAGCATGACGCGTTCTCCGCTGGTGATGATGAAGCCTGGCACGGCTTTTCAGCGCGGCAATCAGCAGTTGGTTGATACGACGTTGGGCTGGCGATTGGTTAACGAAAAAATGAAAGAAATGTATCCACCGATCAGCTTGGGGGAAACAGCAGAGAAGGTAGCGGAGCAATACGGCATTAGCCGCGAAGCGCAGGATGAGTTTGCTTTGCGCAGTCAGCAAAATTATGCACATGCCTTGGCAAAAGGAAAGTGGGATGCCGAGATCGTTCCCGTAGAGCTGAAAGGGCGCAAAGGTGAGGTCACGCTGTTTGAACACGATGAGCATGCACGTCCGGAGACGACTATCGAACAGCTGCAAAAGCTGAAACCAGCATTCCAAGTAGATGGCAGCGTCACAGCAGGCAACTCCAGTGGTCTAAACGATGGAGCCTGCGCTCTGCTCATTATGGAACAGGAAGCGGCTCTTGCAGCCGGCTTGAAGCCTCGTGCAAGAATCGTTGCATCCGCAGTGGCTGGTGTAGATCCTTCCGTGATGGGAATTGGACCTGTACCTGCTACACGTAAAGTGCTGAAGCAAGCGGGCTTGTCACTTACGCAGATTGATCTGTTCGAATTCAACGAAGCTTTTGCGGCGCAGGCAGTAGCGAGCGTACGCGAGCTGGGGGTCAACCCTGATCTCGTCAACGTAAATGGCGGAGCGATTGCTTTGGGCCATCCGCTCGGGTGTAGCGGAGCACGCATCCTTACTACTCTTCTGTATGAAATGGAGCGCCGTGATGCCCGTTACGGGTTGGCAGCGATGTGCATTGGGGTTGGACAGGGCATTGCGACGATTATCGAGCGTGTGTAG
- a CDS encoding thioesterase family protein → MIDRLQPGTTEEFTVTVTKDMLPVFEGEVVHPVMSTVSMIYYMEWAGRRVILPYLEADEEGSGFAVDIKHVGPAVIGQQVTFRATCVQVTEKRVVCEVTADTTRNRVGLGTFVQAIFKKDEIKRRFEDLQAEINQEVNGE, encoded by the coding sequence TTGATAGATAGACTGCAGCCGGGTACGACGGAAGAGTTTACTGTGACAGTGACAAAGGACATGCTGCCTGTTTTTGAAGGCGAAGTCGTGCATCCCGTGATGTCGACCGTCAGCATGATTTATTACATGGAGTGGGCAGGAAGACGCGTTATTTTACCGTACCTGGAAGCCGATGAAGAGGGCTCGGGATTTGCTGTAGATATCAAGCATGTCGGCCCAGCAGTGATTGGTCAGCAGGTCACGTTCCGAGCTACCTGTGTGCAGGTTACCGAAAAACGCGTAGTGTGCGAGGTTACGGCGGACACTACGCGTAATCGTGTAGGACTCGGGACGTTCGTCCAGGCCATCTTCAAAAAGGACGAGATCAAGCGTCGATTTGAGGACTTGCAAGCAGAGATCAATCAGGAAGTAAATGGGGAATAA
- the paaX gene encoding phenylacetic acid degradation operon negative regulatory protein PaaX: MKPQSMLFTIYGEYVRHYGSEIWIGSLTKLMGEFGLSEPAVRAAISRMLRQGWLESRKVGNRSFYSVSERGKKRLEEAAARIYKVETDVWDGKWCIASYNIPEERRALRDQLRKELGWMGFGMLTTSTWISPNNLSDRVKDLTEAHEITEYVEIFTSEHMGWSNPKQLVQKCWDIDEINEKYKAFIDAYREEYEQLSAKLSNGEEVPDSHCFVEKTKLVHQYRKFLFIDPDLPQELLPELWLGKEADQLFQNYYQLLNPGAVRFFETVYEAAPSA, encoded by the coding sequence GTGAAGCCACAATCCATGCTTTTTACAATTTACGGTGAATACGTCCGCCATTATGGAAGCGAAATCTGGATTGGTAGTCTGACCAAGCTGATGGGGGAATTCGGACTGTCGGAGCCAGCTGTTCGTGCAGCAATCTCCCGGATGCTTCGCCAAGGCTGGCTGGAATCGCGAAAAGTAGGGAACCGCAGCTTCTACTCGGTATCCGAGCGCGGCAAAAAGCGGCTGGAAGAGGCAGCGGCACGTATTTATAAGGTCGAGACAGATGTGTGGGACGGCAAGTGGTGCATTGCCAGCTACAACATCCCAGAGGAGCGTCGAGCGCTGCGTGATCAACTGCGCAAGGAGCTGGGCTGGATGGGCTTCGGGATGCTGACGACCAGCACATGGATCAGCCCGAATAACCTCAGTGATCGCGTAAAGGACCTGACGGAAGCACACGAGATTACGGAGTATGTCGAGATTTTTACATCAGAGCATATGGGCTGGAGCAATCCGAAACAGCTCGTACAGAAATGCTGGGATATCGATGAAATCAATGAAAAATACAAGGCCTTCATCGATGCCTACCGAGAAGAATACGAGCAGCTTTCTGCCAAACTTAGCAATGGGGAAGAAGTTCCAGACAGCCATTGCTTCGTGGAAAAGACAAAGCTCGTCCACCAATACCGCAAGTTCTTGTTCATCGATCCTGATTTGCCGCAGGAATTGTTGCCAGAGCTGTGGTTGGGCAAAGAGGCGGATCAGTTGTTCCAAAATTACTACCAGTTATTGAATCCAGGGGCAGTACGATTCTTCGAGACCGTGTATGAAGCTGCGCCATCCGCATAG
- a CDS encoding branched-chain amino acid ABC transporter permease, producing MTELLQYVANGLVSGGIYAIVAVGFITIYNVSKVINLAQGEFLMLGGMVTVALIGMNLPYGLAALLAILMVTLIGVLMQKYVIAYVKKANPISLIILTIGISTLIRGIASFIWGKDAFALEPITSNEPISIGGVMIAQQSIWILAAVLIILFLLWYLMDKTILGKKINACSVNPMAARLMGISPTKMSMLAFAISGATGAIAGIVIAPLSVTSYDIGVLLGIKGFSAAILGGLGNPLGAAVAAFLLGIVESLGAGYISSGMKDAIAFLVLIGMLLIKPSGIFGERSVGKGGL from the coding sequence ATGACGGAATTGCTGCAGTACGTTGCAAATGGCCTCGTCAGTGGCGGGATTTACGCGATCGTAGCGGTTGGTTTCATCACGATTTACAACGTAAGCAAGGTGATTAATCTGGCGCAGGGTGAATTTTTGATGCTGGGCGGAATGGTTACAGTCGCCTTGATAGGTATGAATCTTCCGTATGGGTTGGCGGCATTGCTCGCGATCCTCATGGTCACTTTGATCGGAGTTTTGATGCAGAAATATGTAATCGCTTACGTAAAAAAAGCTAATCCAATTAGTTTGATTATTTTGACGATAGGGATTTCGACACTTATTCGAGGCATTGCCAGCTTTATTTGGGGAAAAGATGCGTTTGCACTCGAACCGATTACGAGCAATGAGCCGATCTCGATCGGCGGCGTGATGATCGCACAACAAAGTATCTGGATTTTGGCTGCTGTTCTTATCATTCTTTTTCTACTTTGGTACTTGATGGACAAGACGATTCTCGGTAAAAAAATTAACGCCTGTTCGGTCAACCCGATGGCAGCTCGCCTGATGGGGATTAGCCCGACAAAGATGAGTATGCTGGCCTTCGCTATCAGTGGAGCGACTGGAGCGATTGCAGGAATCGTGATCGCGCCGCTTTCCGTAACGTCCTACGATATTGGCGTGCTTCTCGGGATCAAAGGCTTTTCCGCGGCTATTCTTGGCGGACTGGGAAATCCATTGGGTGCAGCTGTAGCGGCATTTCTACTCGGGATCGTCGAATCGCTGGGGGCAGGCTACATCAGTTCCGGTATGAAGGACGCAATCGCCTTTCTAGTGTTGATCGGCATGCTGTTAATTAAGCCATCTGGCATCTTTGGAGAACGCAGCGTTGGAAAAGGAGGGCTATGA
- a CDS encoding branched-chain amino acid ABC transporter permease: MMKQIIDKWGKSIGIYLFLMILFPFVMPDEYYRSVGIIIGLQAIVTIGLCLVMGLAGQISLGQAAFWGIGAYTSAVLTTKYGLPPFIGLIAAAIVPGLFAFILGRAIAGLQGYYLAMATLAFGYIVQIGITEWESVTGGANGMISIPQMTFFGGSELSMYFLIWGVVTCVLLFSLNLLNSRVGRAFRAIHKSEIAATSMGIDVRKFKLNAFVVSGMFAGISGGLYAHYMGILDPQPFGLHESIKFLTMVVIGGMTSIWGALIGAILIGFISEGLVLMSEVVPGLQGDVDTIVFGAILVLFIMFMPEGLVPRIRAAFEKGQARKAKAMADEAQRKQQVERKAAT, encoded by the coding sequence ATGATGAAGCAGATCATCGATAAGTGGGGTAAAAGCATAGGAATCTACCTGTTTTTGATGATTCTTTTCCCATTCGTTATGCCAGATGAATACTATCGTTCTGTCGGCATTATTATCGGTCTTCAAGCAATCGTAACCATCGGGCTCTGCCTAGTGATGGGACTGGCGGGACAAATTTCGCTGGGACAAGCAGCGTTTTGGGGGATAGGCGCCTATACGTCGGCAGTATTGACGACGAAGTACGGGCTGCCGCCATTTATCGGCCTCATAGCTGCTGCGATTGTTCCAGGGTTATTCGCTTTTATCCTCGGGCGGGCGATAGCGGGACTGCAAGGCTACTACCTCGCGATGGCGACACTCGCATTTGGCTACATCGTCCAGATCGGGATTACGGAATGGGAGTCGGTCACCGGGGGAGCAAACGGGATGATCAGCATTCCGCAGATGACTTTCTTCGGTGGAAGCGAGTTATCCATGTACTTTCTGATTTGGGGAGTCGTCACCTGTGTGCTGCTCTTCTCACTTAATCTCTTGAATTCACGTGTCGGCAGAGCGTTTCGGGCGATTCACAAAAGTGAGATTGCCGCGACCTCGATGGGAATTGATGTCCGCAAGTTCAAGCTGAATGCTTTTGTAGTAAGTGGCATGTTCGCTGGTATTTCCGGCGGCTTGTACGCCCATTACATGGGAATTCTCGATCCACAGCCGTTCGGATTGCACGAGTCGATTAAGTTTCTCACGATGGTCGTCATCGGCGGGATGACAAGCATCTGGGGCGCTTTGATCGGGGCGATCCTGATTGGCTTTATCAGTGAAGGGCTGGTCCTCATGAGTGAAGTGGTGCCGGGCTTGCAGGGGGATGTGGACACGATTGTATTCGGTGCGATTCTCGTGCTGTTCATTATGTTTATGCCAGAAGGATTGGTTCCGCGCATCCGGGCTGCTTTCGAAAAAGGGCAGGCGAGAAAGGCGAAGGCCATGGCTGACGAAGCACAGCGAAAGCAGCAGGTGGAAAGGAAGGCTGCAACATGA
- a CDS encoding ABC transporter ATP-binding protein: MTTLLDVQKLSRDFGGVRAVNQVDFQVREGEILALIGPNGAGKSTVLNMVSGVIPPSEGEIRFSSQPLTRVQGYEYAGMGITRTFQNLQTFDDMTVLENVMVGMHTKTSASLFSCGMNLAKSRKEEKLMQEQAQTWIENVGLAEVASSLAGSLPYGKLRLMEIARAMVAKPRLLLLDEPAAGLNHTETAEMSRMFCEIRDNGTAILLVEHDMDMIMTIADRIVVLDQGSKIAEGTPREIQENPRVIAAYLGAE; encoded by the coding sequence ATGACAACACTTTTGGATGTGCAAAAGCTCTCTCGTGATTTTGGCGGCGTCCGGGCAGTGAATCAAGTAGATTTTCAGGTGCGGGAAGGAGAGATTCTCGCGCTGATCGGTCCGAATGGCGCTGGGAAAAGCACCGTGCTCAACATGGTGTCGGGTGTGATCCCGCCTTCGGAAGGAGAGATTCGCTTTAGCAGCCAGCCGCTGACGCGTGTGCAAGGCTACGAATATGCCGGAATGGGCATCACGCGAACCTTTCAAAACCTCCAAACGTTTGACGATATGACCGTCTTGGAAAACGTGATGGTCGGCATGCATACCAAGACAAGCGCGAGTCTCTTTTCCTGCGGCATGAATCTGGCAAAGTCCCGCAAGGAAGAGAAGCTGATGCAGGAGCAGGCACAGACGTGGATAGAGAATGTTGGGCTGGCAGAGGTAGCGTCCTCGCTGGCTGGGAGCTTGCCATACGGGAAGCTGCGGCTGATGGAGATTGCCCGCGCGATGGTAGCCAAGCCGCGGCTGCTCTTGTTGGATGAGCCTGCTGCGGGTCTGAATCATACCGAGACGGCGGAGATGAGCCGCATGTTTTGCGAGATTCGCGACAACGGAACGGCTATTTTGCTAGTGGAGCATGACATGGACATGATCATGACGATTGCGGACCGTATCGTTGTATTGGATCAAGGATCAAAAATCGCAGAAGGAACCCCGCGTGAGATTCAGGAGAACCCACGAGTGATTGCGGCGTACCTGGGTGCAGAATGA
- a CDS encoding ABC transporter ATP-binding protein has protein sequence MGKTVLTVDNITARYGPVEVLHGITLQVNEGEIVSLLGANGAGKTTLLNCICGLHGDKEGKIWFRDADITRVPAELVVPRGMAHVPERRQIFSTLTVEDNLWLGASHRIPKTSKKEIAKEMETVYERFPILAERKWQLGGTLSGGQQQMLAIGRALLSRPQLLLLDEPSLGLAPLIAKEILTIVQEIRSEWGTTVLLVEQNARAALAISDRAYVLSTGTVMLEGNADEISNDPRVQSAYLGSSHEAV, from the coding sequence ATGGGGAAGACAGTCCTTACAGTAGACAACATCACGGCTCGCTATGGTCCGGTAGAAGTGCTGCACGGTATTACTCTACAAGTGAACGAAGGGGAGATCGTCTCCCTGTTAGGCGCAAATGGGGCAGGCAAAACGACGCTTTTGAACTGTATCTGCGGTTTGCACGGCGACAAGGAAGGGAAGATTTGGTTTCGTGACGCGGATATTACGCGTGTCCCTGCGGAGCTGGTGGTACCCCGGGGCATGGCGCATGTACCAGAGCGCAGACAAATTTTTTCGACGCTGACCGTGGAGGACAATTTGTGGCTGGGTGCTTCGCATCGGATACCCAAGACGAGCAAAAAGGAAATTGCCAAAGAAATGGAGACGGTGTATGAACGTTTTCCCATTTTGGCAGAGCGGAAATGGCAGCTCGGGGGAACGCTTTCTGGGGGGCAACAGCAGATGCTCGCCATTGGCAGAGCGCTCTTGTCTCGACCGCAGCTTCTCTTGTTGGACGAGCCTTCTCTAGGATTGGCTCCACTGATTGCCAAAGAAATCCTGACGATTGTGCAGGAGATTCGCTCAGAGTGGGGCACCACGGTGCTGTTGGTCGAGCAAAATGCTCGCGCAGCGCTCGCTATTTCCGACCGGGCATACGTACTCAGTACGGGCACCGTCATGCTGGAAGGGAACGCAGACGAGATTAGCAATGACCCGCGTGTACAATCTGCTTATTTGGGAAGCTCGCATGAAGCTGTTTGA
- a CDS encoding ABC transporter substrate-binding protein, protein MKKQTFKNWLFPAAVASLVFLSACGGGATPAAESGTGGASKDPIKVGAIFSLTGPNSPLGVPEKQAVELLVKEINGAGGVDGRPVKVIFEDDKSDNTEAVKAIKKLASKEKVVAVLGSSGSGPSLGMAEYAAAEKLPLISMAAADQITNPVRAGIYKTPHTDVHGTKRIFKYLKEKGITKIATLNDSNPYGSGWTTQLQKYAPEYGITIVAEEKYGTKDPSMSSQLTKIKGTDAQALIVAGTNPGPATIVKEAKQLNLTIPIISSHGSANSKFLELIGDAGEGVLMVAGKLLIPEQVAADDPQSAIIKKFVDGYQAAYNTQPDGFAGYGYDGLNLLVEGLKQAGGDTSKLGEVLEKVKYVGVTGEFKFTADDHNGLTEDSMIMVEVKDGKFQLVK, encoded by the coding sequence ATGAAAAAACAAACATTCAAAAACTGGCTATTTCCAGCAGCAGTCGCTTCGCTCGTATTCTTGAGCGCCTGTGGAGGCGGCGCTACGCCAGCAGCAGAGTCAGGCACTGGTGGCGCTAGTAAGGACCCTATCAAGGTCGGCGCTATTTTCTCTCTGACTGGTCCGAACAGTCCGCTCGGCGTACCGGAGAAGCAGGCGGTAGAGCTGTTGGTAAAAGAAATCAACGGTGCAGGCGGTGTGGATGGCCGACCGGTGAAAGTCATTTTTGAAGACGACAAGTCTGATAATACGGAAGCGGTAAAAGCAATCAAAAAGCTCGCTTCGAAAGAAAAAGTCGTAGCTGTACTAGGCTCCTCAGGCAGCGGTCCGTCTCTCGGGATGGCTGAATATGCCGCAGCAGAAAAGCTCCCGCTGATCTCGATGGCAGCGGCAGACCAAATCACCAATCCGGTTCGTGCAGGCATCTACAAAACACCGCACACGGACGTACACGGAACGAAGCGAATTTTTAAATATTTGAAGGAAAAAGGCATTACAAAAATTGCTACGCTCAATGACAGCAATCCATACGGAAGTGGCTGGACGACGCAATTGCAAAAATATGCGCCTGAATACGGAATCACGATTGTAGCGGAAGAAAAATACGGCACAAAAGATCCGTCCATGAGCTCCCAATTGACCAAGATCAAAGGGACTGATGCGCAGGCGCTGATTGTGGCAGGTACGAATCCTGGACCCGCTACGATTGTGAAGGAAGCCAAGCAACTGAACCTCACTATTCCGATCATTAGCAGCCATGGCTCTGCGAACAGCAAATTCCTCGAACTGATTGGAGACGCAGGCGAGGGTGTCCTGATGGTAGCTGGAAAACTGCTCATTCCTGAACAAGTAGCGGCAGACGATCCGCAATCTGCGATCATCAAAAAATTCGTGGATGGCTATCAAGCTGCCTACAATACACAGCCAGACGGCTTCGCGGGATACGGATACGACGGCTTGAATTTGCTCGTGGAAGGCTTGAAGCAAGCAGGCGGCGACACATCCAAACTGGGCGAAGTATTGGAAAAGGTGAAATACGTAGGGGTAACCGGAGAATTCAAGTTCACGGCTGATGATCATAACGGTCTGACAGAAGATAGTATGATCATGGTTGAAGTGAAGGATGGAAAATTCCAGCTCGTTAAATAA
- a CDS encoding methyl-accepting chemotaxis protein, whose amino-acid sequence MSQLLNSVLMVAPILQKAFLSECMVGVTDKEKFLAYYPAQGLNLGIRVGDELRPGSINATAVKERKRVVKKISQELYGIPYIAVGYPLVENGQVVGCLATGVTTDQEDRLHGLAQNLTDALENIAQHTESLAKDADHLAQASHTLSDAAGQLGLKIAETTQINELIRNISTRSNVLGLNAVLEAARAGSAGRGFSVVAEEIRQLSQTTATSAKGIFSLLDEMNALVGTVTGEMEKTMNHSVQQSTRIQELDAVMQELRHMTEQLKKAAEITGRGE is encoded by the coding sequence ATGTCTCAATTGCTGAATAGCGTCTTAATGGTTGCACCGATTTTACAAAAGGCATTTTTGTCCGAATGTATGGTAGGAGTCACTGACAAAGAGAAGTTTCTCGCCTATTATCCGGCACAGGGCTTGAACTTGGGAATTCGAGTAGGAGACGAATTGCGCCCGGGGAGTATTAATGCGACGGCTGTAAAAGAGAGAAAGCGGGTCGTGAAGAAGATTTCCCAAGAGCTCTACGGCATTCCTTATATCGCAGTTGGTTATCCACTTGTCGAAAATGGACAAGTAGTCGGTTGCTTGGCGACAGGCGTGACGACTGATCAAGAGGATCGCTTGCACGGCTTGGCTCAAAACTTGACTGACGCGCTGGAAAATATTGCTCAGCACACAGAAAGTCTGGCAAAGGACGCGGACCATTTGGCACAAGCTAGCCACACACTGAGTGATGCAGCGGGTCAATTAGGACTGAAAATTGCAGAAACGACCCAGATCAACGAATTGATCCGCAATATCTCAACGCGCTCCAATGTACTCGGATTGAATGCCGTCCTCGAAGCGGCACGTGCAGGTTCTGCTGGTCGCGGCTTTTCCGTGGTCGCAGAGGAAATCCGTCAGCTTTCCCAGACAACCGCTACTTCAGCGAAGGGTATTTTTAGTCTGTTAGATGAAATGAATGCACTCGTCGGGACGGTAACGGGCGAAATGGAGAAGACGATGAATCACAGCGTACAGCAGTCAACGCGAATACAGGAGCTGGATGCAGTCATGCAAGAGCTGCGGCATATGACCGAGCAATTGAAAAAGGCAGCAGAAATAACTGGGCGTGGAGAATAG
- the paaA gene encoding 1,2-phenylacetyl-CoA epoxidase subunit PaaA: MQMRLEHADLTENEKLEAFLARIDRGEKIEADDWMPDDYRNQLIKLISMHGISEIMGALPEKEWVPKAPTLRRKLAIMAKVQDEMGHGQLLLRVAEDLLEPLGKTREDIMNDLFTKRLKFHNVFHMEAPTWADAGVIGWLVDGAAIITQSMSLDTSYAPYARALHRICAEEKFHAQHGESIVLELAEGTDEQRQMLQDAIHRWWPALLMFFGPPENGNITSNQEANMRYKIRTQTNEELRQVFLKKYLPRIFHLGFTVPDDTIHFDDVEDKWVYQQPDWEEFKQIVKGNGPRSAHRLNLRVMSYEETKWVRDAIMSYGRQVG, encoded by the coding sequence ATGCAAATGAGGCTCGAACATGCCGATCTGACTGAAAACGAAAAGTTGGAAGCGTTTTTAGCGAGAATCGATCGCGGGGAAAAAATAGAGGCAGACGATTGGATGCCAGACGACTATCGCAACCAGTTGATCAAGCTGATTTCGATGCATGGCATCAGTGAGATCATGGGTGCCTTGCCGGAAAAAGAATGGGTACCAAAGGCGCCAACACTGCGCAGAAAGCTGGCAATTATGGCAAAGGTCCAGGACGAGATGGGGCATGGTCAATTGCTGCTTCGTGTCGCAGAAGACTTGCTTGAGCCATTGGGCAAGACGCGCGAGGATATCATGAATGATTTGTTTACAAAAAGACTGAAATTTCACAATGTATTCCACATGGAAGCGCCTACCTGGGCTGATGCTGGTGTGATTGGTTGGCTGGTTGACGGAGCGGCTATCATTACGCAATCGATGTCCCTCGATACATCTTATGCACCGTATGCCCGCGCTCTGCATCGGATCTGTGCGGAGGAAAAGTTCCACGCCCAACATGGGGAGAGCATCGTCTTGGAGTTGGCAGAAGGCACCGATGAACAGCGTCAAATGCTGCAAGATGCCATTCATCGTTGGTGGCCTGCCCTCTTGATGTTTTTCGGACCGCCGGAAAACGGCAACATTACGAGCAATCAAGAAGCCAACATGCGCTACAAGATTCGTACACAGACCAATGAGGAATTGCGCCAAGTATTCCTGAAAAAGTATTTGCCGCGAATTTTCCACCTTGGCTTCACAGTTCCAGACGATACGATTCACTTCGACGATGTAGAAGACAAATGGGTCTATCAACAGCCTGACTGGGAAGAGTTCAAGCAAATCGTCAAGGGAAACGGACCTCGCTCCGCTCACCGTCTGAATCTTCGGGTAATGTCTTATGAGGAAACCAAATGGGTGCGCGACGCAATTATGTCGTACGGCCGACAAGTAGGGTAG
- the paaB gene encoding 1,2-phenylacetyl-CoA epoxidase subunit PaaB has product MSNENFFIYEVFSQKSVNAPFVQQFSLLAPNKEVALSMARENFLRREPCFNLWVVKRDDIFGLPPEERPFLERLDNKSYRETRGYGDLQSRWRNHREQYEEKQKHAGNGS; this is encoded by the coding sequence ATGAGCAACGAGAACTTTTTCATATACGAAGTATTCAGCCAAAAAAGCGTAAATGCTCCGTTCGTCCAACAGTTCAGTTTGTTGGCACCCAATAAAGAAGTCGCATTGAGCATGGCGAGGGAGAACTTCCTGCGCCGCGAGCCTTGTTTTAATTTGTGGGTAGTCAAGCGCGACGACATTTTTGGACTGCCGCCAGAGGAGCGTCCTTTCCTAGAAAGACTCGACAACAAGAGCTATCGGGAGACCAGAGGATATGGCGACTTGCAGTCGAGATGGCGTAACCATCGCGAGCAGTACGAAGAAAAACAGAAGCATGCAGGCAACGGCAGTTAA
- the paaC gene encoding 1,2-phenylacetyl-CoA epoxidase subunit PaaC, with protein sequence MGDRLHVETVEAAKQNPSFAKALTDLLFQLADDDFILAYRGSEWLGLAPHIEEDVAFSSMSQDMMGHAVMFYEMLEQLGVGKADDLAQLREAKAFSNAILVERKNGDGDYNDHPHYDWAYAIVRSYVYGLYKQVRLEALTQSSYAPLALVSRKMMTEHRYHLMHWQVWLKQLANSTADARQKLEAAIAKVWKDAGELPHLGQNQGDIVQFGLIAEEEQLKQKWLTLTKDIFEKAGLNWPGEPGVPQERGRHGEHTADLVQALATLSEVYRIDPAAGW encoded by the coding sequence ATGGGCGACCGTTTACATGTAGAAACAGTGGAAGCAGCAAAACAAAACCCGTCATTTGCAAAAGCCTTGACCGACCTGTTGTTCCAGCTTGCTGATGACGATTTTATATTGGCATATCGCGGATCGGAATGGCTTGGGCTTGCTCCGCATATTGAAGAAGACGTGGCTTTTTCATCGATGTCTCAGGACATGATGGGCCATGCCGTGATGTTTTATGAAATGCTTGAGCAATTAGGGGTAGGCAAAGCAGACGATCTCGCACAGCTGCGTGAGGCGAAGGCGTTTTCCAATGCGATCTTGGTAGAGCGTAAAAACGGTGACGGCGATTACAACGATCATCCTCATTATGATTGGGCTTATGCGATTGTTCGCAGCTATGTGTACGGCTTATACAAGCAGGTTCGCTTGGAGGCTCTTACGCAGTCGTCATACGCACCACTTGCGCTGGTCAGTCGCAAAATGATGACAGAGCATCGCTATCATCTGATGCACTGGCAAGTTTGGTTGAAGCAATTGGCGAACAGTACGGCTGATGCGCGTCAGAAGCTGGAGGCAGCCATTGCAAAAGTTTGGAAGGATGCCGGGGAGCTGCCTCATCTTGGACAAAACCAGGGCGATATCGTTCAATTTGGCCTAATTGCAGAAGAAGAGCAACTGAAACAAAAATGGCTGACACTGACCAAAGACATTTTCGAAAAAGCAGGACTCAACTGGCCGGGTGAGCCAGGAGTGCCACAAGAACGCGGCCGTCACGGTGAACATACTGCTGATCTGGTGCAAGCTTTGGCTACCTTGTCTGAAGTGTATCGCATTGATCCGGCTGCAGGCTGGTAA